The following nucleotide sequence is from Cellulosilyticum sp. I15G10I2.
TATTTTTTCAAGCGTATCTTTTGTTGAACGACCATAAATGCCTACTTTATAATATTCTTTTGCAATATTGTCTGCTTGCTTAATCATAATATCTTGTGTATAGGCTACAAAATAAGACTGAAACGCATTTGTAAAAACAACAAACAAAAAAACAAGTGTCATCATCAGAATACTAATATAAACTGTAACTAATCGACTAAAAAGAGTTGGAAAAACAAGCTCTTTTTTTATTTTTCGAATTTGTAGCCTACTCCCCAGACGGTTTTTATGCTCCATGTATGATCACCCTCGAATTTATCCCTTAGTCTTTTAATGTGTACATCTACTGTTCTTGTATCACCTACAAAATCATAGCCCCATATCTTATCAAGCAGCTGCTCCCTTGTAAATACCTGTCTCGGATGACTTGCCAGGAAGTACAACACCTCTAACTCCTTAGGCGGAAGTTCTATGACATTGCCCTCATACGTCACCGAATAGTTGTCTTTGTCTATAATCAGATTATCCAACATAATTCTATTTCTCACCTTGGAAGGTTCTATCTGCACTATACAGCGTCTTAAAACAGCCTTTACTCTTGCAATAAGTTCCTTGGGATCAAACGGTTTAACAATATAGTCATCTGCACCCAGTTCAAGTCCGAGTACCTTATCAAACACTTCACCTTTTGCTGTCAGCATAATAATAGGTGTCCTGTTAATCTTGCGTATTTCCTTACATACATCATAGCCATCAAATTCTGGCAGCATAATATCCAGCAAAACAATATCTGGACTATACTCTTCAAAAGCCTCTAGTGCCTCCCTGCCGCTATAGACCTCTTTGGTATGATATCCTTCTTTTTGAAGATATAAGGAAATAAGTTC
It contains:
- a CDS encoding response regulator transcription factor, which produces MIKVLIVDDDANISELISLYLQKEGYHTKEVYSGREALEAFEEYSPDIVLLDIMLPEFDGYDVCKEIRKINRTPIIMLTAKGEVFDKVLGLELGADDYIVKPFDPKELIARVKAVLRRCIVQIEPSKVRNRIMLDNLIIDKDNYSVTYEGNVIELPPKELEVLYFLASHPRQVFTREQLLDKIWGYDFVGDTRTVDVHIKRLRDKFEGDHTWSIKTVWGVGYKFEK